One genomic window of Paenibacillus xylanilyticus includes the following:
- a CDS encoding glycosyltransferase family 61 protein has protein sequence MNEPCRNAKSTCIESNMYGFYRDIWEWEASVCSVINEQVSPFDFGEAAKYEIPKTLETEIHHYLTPYTLHPKGGYVAYLSNGRVWGSSGSILTSEGKLIFDLSPEYDGKRNRMLTLEEHPALDQRKMKEELHIQGTAAALTFCGSHNYFHWLYDVLPRLGMLRILNIPFQYLIMNPNPHGTFVKETLSMFGVSESSVIRTGDDREIRADRLVVPSVMMNSHYPPWTTSILRTFMLPGRDTAAHSPSRIFISRSKASVRHIVNEGEVIRLLEAYGFILVCLEDWSIAQQIQLFASAKAIVSPHGAGLSNLAFCKKGTLVVEIFHIRHVVPTYWMISNHNKLDYYMMYGQGAGTTQDFFAGLEDFVVDLDRLEQTLRLAGLSKQVT, from the coding sequence ATGAATGAACCATGTAGAAATGCCAAATCGACATGCATAGAGTCAAATATGTACGGTTTCTACAGGGACATTTGGGAATGGGAGGCTTCCGTTTGCTCCGTCATTAATGAACAGGTCTCTCCTTTTGATTTTGGTGAAGCCGCTAAATACGAGATCCCGAAAACCCTTGAAACGGAAATTCACCATTATTTGACGCCCTATACCCTTCATCCCAAAGGCGGATATGTTGCATACTTATCGAATGGACGTGTTTGGGGATCATCAGGTTCTATCCTTACATCGGAAGGAAAGCTGATCTTCGATCTTTCTCCAGAATACGATGGTAAACGAAACAGAATGCTGACACTGGAAGAGCACCCCGCTTTGGATCAAAGAAAGATGAAGGAAGAGCTGCACATCCAAGGAACAGCTGCCGCTCTGACTTTTTGTGGGAGTCATAATTATTTTCATTGGTTGTATGATGTACTGCCGCGGCTCGGTATGCTGCGGATTTTGAATATTCCTTTTCAATATCTAATCATGAATCCGAATCCTCATGGAACATTTGTGAAGGAAACGTTATCTATGTTTGGCGTATCGGAATCGTCCGTGATTCGTACCGGAGATGATCGTGAAATTCGGGCCGATCGATTGGTCGTGCCTTCTGTAATGATGAACTCCCATTATCCGCCTTGGACGACATCTATCCTTCGCACGTTTATGCTGCCCGGACGCGATACAGCGGCGCATTCACCTAGTCGCATTTTCATTTCCCGGAGTAAAGCCTCTGTGAGACACATAGTTAACGAGGGTGAAGTAATCCGTCTATTAGAAGCATATGGGTTCATTCTAGTTTGTCTGGAAGATTGGAGCATTGCCCAGCAAATACAGCTCTTTGCTTCCGCAAAAGCAATCGTTTCACCGCATGGAGCCGGGCTGTCCAATCTCGCTTTCTGTAAGAAGGGAACGTTGGTCGTCGAAATTTTCCATATCAGGCATGTAGTCCCCACTTATTGGATGATCAGCAATCATAATAAACTCGATTATTACATGATGTATGGGCAAGGCGCCGGGACAACACAAGATTTTTTTGCAGGATTGGAGGACTTCGTGGTCGATCTGGATCGGCTGGAGCAAACGCTCCGTCTGGCCGGGTTAAGCAAGCAGGTTACCTAA
- a CDS encoding ring-opening amidohydrolase, translating into MMRCTVNRIPSRSPNDTAAIERAIQEGVIDPQDVVAVLGKTEGNGCVNDFTRGYAVLALKQFFGEYRKESTSTISYVMSGGTEGILSPHFTVISRKGAYNRDGQRQDQKSLAIGVAKTRDFLPEEIGRLAQVDEVAAAVQRAIAEAGIESSADVHFVQIKCPLLTSEGVHDALSRSQTTVTEDTYKSMGYSRGASALGAAVALGEVERAGLQNTDICNSWHLFSSVASTSAGSELAYCEVIVFGNSDFAEGPYFIDHAVMKDSIDAPALKRLLDVHADAEMVQVMAKAEADPTGFIRGHRHTMLDDSDINHTRHARAVVGGVLASVCGDPMIYVSGGAEHQGPAGGGPVAVVFKRRD; encoded by the coding sequence ATGATGAGATGCACTGTGAACCGTATTCCAAGCCGTTCGCCTAACGATACGGCTGCGATAGAGAGAGCGATCCAAGAGGGAGTCATTGATCCTCAAGATGTGGTTGCAGTCTTAGGCAAAACCGAGGGCAATGGCTGCGTGAACGATTTTACGCGTGGTTATGCTGTGCTGGCCTTAAAGCAATTTTTTGGCGAATACCGAAAAGAATCAACCTCTACGATATCCTATGTCATGTCAGGAGGAACCGAGGGCATATTGAGCCCTCATTTTACAGTGATTAGCCGCAAGGGTGCTTACAACCGAGATGGTCAGAGACAAGATCAGAAATCGCTGGCCATTGGCGTCGCAAAAACACGGGATTTCCTTCCCGAGGAGATTGGAAGGCTGGCTCAAGTGGACGAAGTGGCTGCGGCCGTTCAGCGAGCCATAGCGGAAGCTGGCATCGAATCTTCAGCAGATGTACATTTTGTGCAAATCAAGTGTCCGCTGTTAACGTCCGAGGGCGTGCATGATGCCTTGAGCAGATCTCAAACCACCGTGACAGAAGATACCTACAAATCCATGGGATATTCACGAGGAGCCTCCGCACTTGGTGCGGCAGTTGCTCTTGGCGAGGTGGAACGAGCTGGACTTCAAAATACGGACATCTGCAATTCATGGCATCTGTTCAGCAGTGTAGCCTCCACGTCGGCAGGCAGCGAGCTGGCGTATTGTGAGGTGATCGTCTTCGGCAATTCCGACTTTGCGGAAGGTCCGTATTTTATCGACCATGCTGTAATGAAAGATTCGATTGACGCTCCTGCACTCAAGCGCCTGCTGGATGTTCATGCAGATGCTGAAATGGTGCAGGTGATGGCTAAGGCAGAGGCTGATCCCACCGGGTTCATCCGGGGTCACCGACATACGATGCTGGATGATTCAGATATCAACCATACGAGACATGCGAGAGCGGTCGTCGGAGGTGTGCTTGCTTCGGTGTGTGGTGATCCAATGATCTATGTGTCTGGTGGAGCCGAACATCAAGGGCCGGCAGGCGGCGGGCCGGTGGCTGTCGTTTTTAAACGCAGGGATTAG
- a CDS encoding ABC transporter permease encodes MKTKIKDAMYPVVFAIAFLILWELIVRLFDIPLYLLPSPTGILSVMDSSLWSHMLVTLLEALAGFVLANVLGLITAVIFVHSKPIEKGVFPLAIALKTTPLVALAPLLVVWMGTGYSSKVVASMLICFFPILVNSVKGLKAIEHETWELFSTYKGTKSEIFWKLRLPASLPYVFSALKISTSLAIVGAIVGEFVGANKGLGYVVLVSSYHMDTPVMFSAIIASALCGLVLFWAISLLERRIIFWQRTDDL; translated from the coding sequence ATGAAAACCAAGATCAAAGATGCCATGTATCCTGTCGTATTCGCCATTGCCTTTCTTATCTTATGGGAACTCATTGTACGCCTTTTCGACATCCCCCTTTATTTGCTCCCATCTCCCACAGGCATCTTATCGGTGATGGACAGCTCCTTATGGTCACATATGCTGGTCACGCTGCTGGAGGCTTTGGCGGGCTTCGTGCTTGCCAATGTCCTGGGATTGATTACCGCTGTGATCTTCGTGCACTCCAAGCCGATTGAAAAGGGAGTATTCCCACTGGCGATTGCACTCAAAACGACCCCGCTTGTGGCTCTGGCTCCGCTTCTGGTGGTTTGGATGGGGACGGGATATTCCTCCAAGGTCGTAGCCTCCATGCTAATCTGTTTCTTCCCGATTTTGGTCAACAGCGTAAAGGGTCTGAAAGCCATTGAGCACGAAACATGGGAGCTGTTCTCCACATATAAAGGCACCAAGTCGGAGATTTTCTGGAAATTACGGCTGCCTGCAAGTTTGCCTTATGTGTTTTCTGCATTGAAAATCTCGACCTCGCTGGCGATCGTGGGTGCCATTGTCGGTGAATTTGTCGGCGCTAACAAAGGGCTCGGCTATGTCGTCCTGGTATCTTCATACCATATGGATACACCTGTAATGTTCTCCGCAATTATTGCATCCGCACTATGCGGACTGGTTCTCTTTTGGGCCATCAGCTTACTTGAGAGAAGAATTATATTCTGGCAAAGGACGGATGACCTATGA
- a CDS encoding ABC transporter substrate-binding protein: MWRWSRKSLLIVMSVCLLALTACGSNDVPSSASGDGESGELKKVVLRLKWVHQAQFAGFYTAVEKGFYKEAGLDVEIRPGGADFPSVQMIASGAEQFGVTGADQILMAREKGVPVKALSAIYRKTPFVLFSLKDSGITKMEDLVGQKIGVKLGGNEELTYRAMVKNAGIDGTKVEEMPAKYDLSPLLSGQVKAWPGYVINEVLAVQEQGNEVNIIEPNDYDINFYADTLFTTEDIIKRDPEMVKSFVQASMKGWSYAIENPEEAAEFGLKYGDKLTIDHEVSMMNASIPLLEPENLPLGKMESEAWDVLQQNLIDLEFLKKKQDLEDVFSNEFIE; encoded by the coding sequence ATGTGGAGATGGTCCAGAAAGTCACTGCTTATCGTAATGTCGGTTTGTTTGCTCGCACTAACAGCTTGCGGGTCGAACGATGTGCCCAGTTCAGCTTCAGGAGATGGAGAATCCGGTGAACTGAAAAAAGTGGTTCTGCGTCTAAAATGGGTTCATCAAGCACAGTTTGCCGGCTTCTATACCGCCGTAGAAAAGGGATTTTACAAAGAAGCGGGATTGGATGTTGAGATCAGACCCGGCGGCGCTGATTTTCCTTCCGTACAGATGATTGCATCAGGTGCGGAGCAATTCGGGGTGACTGGCGCAGATCAAATACTGATGGCCAGGGAGAAAGGGGTTCCCGTGAAGGCGCTGTCCGCCATTTACAGAAAAACGCCATTTGTGTTGTTTAGTCTCAAGGATTCAGGGATCACGAAAATGGAGGATCTGGTCGGCCAGAAGATCGGTGTGAAGCTTGGAGGGAATGAAGAGCTGACTTACCGAGCAATGGTGAAGAATGCGGGCATAGATGGAACCAAGGTGGAGGAAATGCCAGCAAAATATGATCTCAGCCCATTGCTCAGTGGACAGGTAAAGGCATGGCCAGGTTATGTCATCAATGAGGTTCTCGCCGTACAGGAGCAGGGGAATGAAGTCAATATCATTGAGCCAAACGATTATGATATTAACTTTTATGCAGATACGTTGTTTACGACAGAGGACATCATCAAGCGTGATCCCGAAATGGTGAAAAGCTTCGTACAGGCTTCCATGAAGGGCTGGAGCTACGCTATTGAGAACCCGGAAGAGGCTGCCGAATTTGGCTTGAAATACGGGGATAAATTGACCATTGATCACGAGGTGAGCATGATGAACGCAAGCATTCCTTTGCTGGAGCCGGAAAATCTTCCACTCGGCAAAATGGAATCAGAGGCATGGGACGTGCTGCAGCAGAACTTGATCGATCTGGAATTCTTGAAGAAAAAGCAAGACCTTGAAGACGTCTTTTCAAACGAATTTATCGAATAG
- a CDS encoding response regulator transcription factor, with product MMKVLLVDDEPWVLEGLRTMVNWDKYGFRICGEAENGNAAWSMIESLQPDLVFTDIHMPSVSGLELIDRSKHELAKSPRFVILSGYDSFEYVKTALEQRVEDYLLKPIDEIEIENVLEQMGRKIQEEQISAEIHQRDRALYVNCLFDRLIQGEDSMGLRDEVNTMLQMDGQENMACLLIATDISKDDVKERIHAFGGSHWSEPFVDAEGNLGVFAADIDNSLKLLESMGRNIVETYAGHSSMIVAVGHHSGTAFGMRSAYEKALFALRWKRYQGGGGFVHHQDLPQSDPLASVNQKALASLMEVILSGEHDRLEGKIQALLADPDLGLPFSNMEYVRVQLLALEMSILKELKELDGDMGSFMLHVQNKAGGITKIDSYPAFLDYARVLCLNALEALQQQRKEKECSTIFRVVQYVNQEFRKKLQLQELAHQFHMNANYLGQAFKQQTGKTFREYLNDKRIEEAKRLLRQSCACVADIAVQSGYPNADYFVSQFKRMTGMAPSAYRKQQ from the coding sequence ATGATGAAAGTTCTATTAGTGGATGATGAGCCGTGGGTGCTCGAAGGCCTGAGAACCATGGTGAATTGGGACAAATACGGTTTTCGCATCTGTGGTGAGGCGGAGAATGGCAATGCCGCCTGGTCCATGATCGAAAGTCTTCAACCGGACCTGGTGTTTACAGATATTCATATGCCTTCTGTGAGTGGCCTGGAACTGATCGACCGTTCCAAGCATGAGCTGGCCAAATCACCCCGATTCGTTATATTAAGTGGATATGACAGCTTTGAGTATGTAAAAACAGCGCTGGAGCAGAGAGTGGAGGACTACTTGCTCAAGCCCATTGATGAGATCGAGATCGAAAACGTGTTGGAACAGATGGGGCGTAAAATTCAGGAAGAACAGATTTCGGCTGAAATACACCAGCGTGATCGTGCCCTGTATGTGAATTGTTTGTTTGATCGGCTGATTCAAGGGGAAGACAGCATGGGGCTTCGGGACGAAGTGAATACCATGCTGCAAATGGATGGTCAAGAGAATATGGCCTGTCTTCTAATTGCCACGGATATCAGTAAAGATGACGTGAAAGAGCGAATACATGCTTTTGGTGGTTCCCATTGGTCCGAACCTTTTGTGGATGCTGAAGGAAACCTCGGAGTGTTCGCTGCCGATATCGATAATTCCTTGAAGCTCCTTGAGTCAATGGGCAGAAATATCGTGGAGACCTATGCTGGTCATTCATCCATGATTGTCGCCGTTGGACATCATTCGGGCACAGCGTTCGGTATGCGATCAGCCTACGAGAAAGCTTTGTTTGCTCTGAGATGGAAGCGTTATCAAGGAGGGGGCGGATTTGTTCATCATCAGGATCTGCCGCAGAGTGACCCATTGGCCAGTGTGAATCAAAAAGCTTTAGCCAGTCTAATGGAAGTCATTCTTTCTGGTGAACATGATCGGTTGGAAGGAAAGATTCAAGCACTTCTTGCTGATCCTGACTTGGGATTGCCTTTCTCTAATATGGAATACGTCCGTGTTCAATTGCTTGCTCTTGAAATGAGTATTCTCAAGGAGTTGAAAGAGCTGGATGGAGATATGGGCAGTTTTATGCTTCACGTTCAAAATAAGGCAGGCGGCATTACGAAAATCGACTCCTATCCAGCATTTCTGGATTATGCACGTGTGTTATGTTTGAACGCTTTGGAGGCGCTGCAGCAGCAAAGAAAAGAAAAGGAATGCAGTACCATTTTTCGTGTGGTGCAATATGTCAATCAGGAATTCCGTAAGAAGCTGCAGCTTCAGGAGCTCGCACATCAATTTCATATGAACGCCAATTATTTGGGGCAGGCATTCAAACAGCAGACGGGCAAAACGTTTCGGGAATATTTAAATGATAAACGGATTGAGGAAGCGAAAAGGCTATTACGCCAAAGCTGCGCATGCGTCGCTGACATTGCGGTACAGTCTGGTTATCCGAATGCAGACTATTTTGTAAGTCAGTTCAAGCGAATGACGGGCATGGCACCTTCTGCATATCGTAAGCAGCAATAG
- a CDS encoding ABC transporter ATP-binding protein: MLTTTSGLEKEASGLHEQQTTISSKSDIAVTLKNCSLSFGDVNVLNNVSIDIYKNEFVSILGPSGCGKSTLLRLMLDLLQPNAGGEIIYPSKDLSLGMVFQKPVLMPWLTAIQNISLPLTIGEKKFTKKEIKEKAESSLRLVGLQDFMNHFPHQLSGGMQQRIAIARALAADPTVLLMDEPFGALDEFTREKLNFELLRLWESPETSLSTVVMVTHSIQESVLLSNRVIMMSPRPAGVEEIISVPLPSPREIGMDELPAFHQTVNELRKRVKHL; the protein is encoded by the coding sequence ATGCTAACAACGACCAGTGGTCTGGAGAAAGAAGCTTCGGGGCTGCATGAACAACAGACAACCATTTCTTCCAAAAGCGACATCGCGGTTACGTTGAAAAATTGCTCCTTATCCTTTGGTGACGTCAACGTATTGAATAATGTGTCGATTGATATTTATAAAAATGAGTTTGTTTCGATTCTCGGCCCAAGCGGCTGCGGGAAGTCGACGCTGCTCAGGTTAATGCTCGACCTGCTTCAACCCAATGCAGGAGGAGAGATCATTTATCCATCGAAAGATCTCTCGCTCGGCATGGTGTTTCAGAAACCTGTATTGATGCCCTGGCTAACCGCAATCCAAAATATATCCCTGCCTCTCACGATTGGAGAGAAGAAATTCACCAAAAAAGAGATCAAGGAAAAAGCAGAATCCTCGCTGCGGTTGGTTGGACTTCAGGATTTCATGAATCATTTTCCGCATCAGCTGAGCGGGGGCATGCAGCAGCGGATTGCGATTGCAAGGGCACTCGCTGCAGATCCGACAGTACTGCTTATGGATGAGCCCTTTGGGGCGCTTGATGAATTTACGAGAGAAAAGCTGAATTTCGAGCTGCTGCGTTTATGGGAGAGTCCCGAAACGAGCCTAAGTACAGTTGTTATGGTTACCCACTCGATTCAGGAATCCGTGCTGCTATCCAACCGCGTGATCATGATGTCACCAAGGCCTGCCGGCGTGGAGGAAATTATATCGGTTCCGCTGCCTTCACCGAGGGAGATTGGCATGGATGAACTTCCGGCCTTCCACCAGACTGTCAATGAGTTAAGAAAGCGGGTCAAACACCTATGA
- a CDS encoding PucR family transcriptional regulator, with product MADHKKAGFTCSDVLLIPDFKEAVVLAGASGMQRMINRVNVMEVPDVIDWVRPGEFLITSGFPFRDQPEAIADIIPQLVEKGVSALGIKTKRFIDHIPARALELADQLGFPIFELPAATVFSDVVRDIMERVLVQEARELSLLQSRFQKLSQQLLYGKGLEEFLQTLDGILNNPIVLLDDSNHLFLSPQAEEIVEADNPILWSSLREESSLGVSFITLGERRIRVYVSAVNDKQYDKCLLVLLEWNQEHSVVDRLTIDRVGVLVGLEMINANARREVELKYVDQFLQDWVTGRIVTIEDLRLRAEACGHPLDDDQTRHVALVRFLNVKPSIRTMQQAIKRLRTKSRCVGLQATILEGELVLLFAEEMHGIRNVALEAILADMKVVFPAESYSLCVGNRTEAAEKVYESYNDAKKIHHISSICDYREPYVDYMKLGVFQLLYHLPDTEEVQEYRDRFILPLLAYDAKHNSQLFETLKVYFKHNRNVKKTSAELFTHYNTVSYRVERVCELLGISMDHGDDVLQLHLAMKLNEMRPA from the coding sequence ATGGCAGATCACAAGAAGGCAGGATTCACGTGCAGTGATGTTTTGTTGATCCCCGACTTTAAGGAAGCTGTCGTCTTGGCTGGAGCGAGTGGCATGCAGCGAATGATTAACCGTGTCAACGTGATGGAAGTGCCCGATGTGATCGATTGGGTACGCCCGGGGGAGTTTCTGATTACCAGTGGATTTCCATTTCGTGATCAGCCGGAAGCTATTGCGGACATCATACCGCAGCTGGTGGAGAAAGGTGTATCGGCGCTGGGGATCAAAACCAAACGATTCATCGATCATATTCCTGCCCGTGCACTCGAGCTGGCTGACCAATTGGGCTTTCCGATCTTCGAGCTTCCGGCCGCGACCGTATTTTCGGATGTTGTCCGGGATATTATGGAGCGGGTCCTTGTACAGGAGGCAAGAGAGCTTTCGCTGCTGCAAAGCCGTTTTCAAAAGCTTTCTCAACAGCTCCTGTATGGGAAAGGTTTAGAGGAATTTTTGCAAACGCTGGATGGCATATTGAACAATCCCATTGTATTGCTTGATGACTCCAATCATCTGTTCTTATCTCCCCAGGCAGAGGAGATTGTGGAGGCAGATAATCCGATACTGTGGTCCAGTCTGCGGGAGGAGAGCAGCCTCGGTGTGAGTTTCATAACATTGGGCGAGCGCCGAATTCGTGTATATGTATCAGCCGTTAATGACAAGCAATACGACAAATGTTTGCTGGTTCTGCTGGAATGGAATCAGGAGCACTCGGTTGTCGATCGACTGACGATTGACCGCGTAGGTGTTTTGGTAGGACTCGAGATGATTAACGCCAACGCCAGGCGGGAAGTAGAGCTGAAGTATGTTGATCAGTTTCTGCAGGACTGGGTTACAGGCCGAATTGTGACTATTGAGGATTTGAGGCTGCGAGCGGAAGCGTGCGGGCATCCGCTTGATGATGATCAAACGCGGCATGTCGCGTTAGTGCGATTTTTGAACGTCAAACCTAGCATCAGGACCATGCAGCAGGCGATTAAAAGATTGAGAACCAAATCCAGATGTGTGGGGCTTCAGGCAACCATACTGGAGGGAGAGCTGGTCCTTCTTTTCGCAGAAGAAATGCATGGGATTCGGAATGTGGCGCTGGAAGCCATTCTCGCTGATATGAAGGTGGTTTTTCCTGCTGAGAGCTATTCTCTCTGTGTCGGTAATCGAACCGAAGCTGCGGAGAAGGTGTACGAAAGCTATAACGATGCCAAAAAGATTCATCATATCAGCTCCATTTGCGATTACCGTGAACCTTATGTGGACTATATGAAGCTAGGCGTGTTTCAGCTTTTATACCATCTGCCTGATACAGAGGAGGTTCAGGAGTACCGCGATCGATTCATTCTGCCCTTGCTTGCCTATGATGCGAAGCATAATTCCCAGCTGTTTGAAACGTTGAAGGTATACTTTAAGCATAATCGTAATGTGAAAAAGACGTCGGCGGAGCTTTTTACCCATTATAATACCGTTTCCTATCGTGTGGAGCGGGTGTGTGAATTGCTGGGGATCAGCATGGATCATGGCGATGATGTGCTGCAGCTGCATCTAGCGATGAAGCTGAACGAAATGAGACCAGCCTGA
- a CDS encoding cupin domain-containing protein, with protein MITAKKTEVITGEDMQWGLMPNHIHLYHREIVSAEQADQMGFRASSVLWEKIGVGGQVLPHYHDVAEIIHITVGKVKLLCNGEWKSYQAGDTFHVPAGVIHSVANDDVQPTEQISIFLPVEENAPVNSFFNTTLVEDVFSTKLK; from the coding sequence ATGATTACAGCCAAGAAAACTGAGGTTATCACTGGAGAAGACATGCAATGGGGATTAATGCCGAATCATATCCACCTGTATCACCGCGAGATTGTGTCAGCGGAACAGGCGGATCAGATGGGGTTTCGTGCCAGCTCTGTTTTGTGGGAAAAGATTGGAGTCGGCGGTCAGGTACTGCCTCACTATCATGATGTAGCCGAAATCATTCACATCACGGTAGGTAAAGTGAAACTGCTGTGCAATGGAGAATGGAAGAGCTACCAGGCAGGAGATACCTTCCATGTACCGGCAGGCGTTATTCATTCGGTAGCCAATGATGATGTACAGCCGACAGAGCAGATCAGTATTTTTTTGCCGGTTGAAGAAAATGCTCCGGTTAACTCCTTTTTTAATACGACATTAGTGGAAGATGTCTTTTCCACCAAATTGAAATAG
- the atzF gene encoding allophanate hydrolase, which yields MSKLDMKIPCELTIDWLQAQYGSGKLKPEQVIEEIIRRSREDEGMNIWITPPVLERIKPYLDRLQTMDTSLPLWGVPFAIKDNIDLAGTPTTAGCPEYAYVPDRHAAVVERLLNAGAIPVGKTNMDQFATGLVGTRSPYGETHNALSAEWISGGSSSGSAVAVARGQAAFALGTDTAGSGRVPAALNRLIGYKPSLGAWSTKGVVPACASLDCVTVFTRSIHEARIVDMQLRGLESSDPWSKELPRWVDTLPKKLYLPEKPLTFFGLLAEEYSKAWDSVVQRIEQLELPLEYIDYDVFEEAAALLYGGPWVAERWASVGEFIELNPGVTFPVTEQVLRSGGSDKYDAASVFTAMHKLQELRMISNELLQEAVLIMPTCGGTWTRGQVEADPITTNSDMGRYTNHCNLLDLCAVAVPAGDAASQMPFGITLFSLSGNEHLMENAAASFLEVNLPPLEANRQETMLVAVCGLHMRGYPLEKQMLEHGSRFIGESQTAEKYQMVKLPTIPAKPGLLKKKAGGSSFTLELWQMPVANFGAFAALIPAPLGIGKIELADGTEVPGFICEGYAEEEAEDISAYGGWRNIP from the coding sequence ATGAGTAAGCTCGATATGAAAATACCGTGTGAACTGACAATAGACTGGCTGCAAGCGCAATATGGGAGCGGGAAGCTCAAGCCGGAGCAGGTCATTGAAGAGATCATCCGCCGTTCCCGTGAGGACGAAGGGATGAATATTTGGATCACTCCGCCTGTGCTGGAGAGAATCAAGCCGTATTTGGACCGTCTCCAAACAATGGATACTTCCTTGCCGCTGTGGGGTGTACCCTTTGCCATTAAGGACAACATCGATTTGGCTGGCACACCAACAACGGCTGGCTGTCCCGAATATGCATACGTTCCAGACAGGCATGCTGCAGTTGTAGAACGATTGTTAAACGCCGGAGCGATTCCTGTAGGTAAAACCAATATGGATCAATTCGCAACAGGGCTTGTAGGCACCCGGAGTCCTTACGGTGAGACTCACAACGCGCTGAGCGCTGAATGGATAAGCGGCGGGTCCAGTTCGGGATCTGCCGTAGCGGTAGCGAGGGGGCAGGCGGCATTCGCCCTGGGCACGGATACAGCGGGCTCTGGTAGGGTTCCTGCAGCGCTGAACCGTCTCATCGGCTATAAACCGAGTCTTGGAGCCTGGTCGACAAAAGGTGTTGTTCCCGCTTGTGCCAGTCTGGACTGTGTAACTGTATTTACCCGTTCTATACACGAAGCAAGGATTGTCGATATGCAATTACGGGGCCTTGAATCATCAGACCCATGGTCCAAGGAATTACCCCGATGGGTCGATACGCTTCCCAAAAAGTTGTATCTTCCTGAAAAACCATTAACGTTTTTTGGTCTGTTGGCAGAGGAATACAGCAAGGCATGGGATTCAGTCGTCCAGAGGATCGAACAGTTGGAGCTTCCACTCGAGTATATCGATTACGATGTTTTTGAGGAGGCTGCCGCACTTCTGTATGGTGGACCTTGGGTAGCTGAGCGCTGGGCCAGTGTAGGTGAATTCATCGAATTAAATCCAGGAGTCACTTTCCCGGTGACGGAACAAGTCTTGCGATCAGGTGGATCAGACAAATATGATGCAGCTTCCGTATTCACCGCGATGCATAAGCTTCAGGAGCTGCGAATGATAAGCAACGAGCTTCTCCAGGAAGCGGTTCTTATCATGCCGACCTGTGGAGGCACATGGACGAGAGGTCAGGTTGAAGCGGACCCAATAACCACGAATTCGGACATGGGACGATACACGAACCATTGCAATCTCCTGGATTTATGCGCGGTGGCTGTACCGGCAGGGGATGCAGCGTCTCAGATGCCCTTTGGAATAACGTTATTTTCGCTATCTGGAAATGAGCACTTGATGGAAAACGCTGCGGCCTCGTTTCTTGAAGTGAATTTGCCGCCTCTGGAAGCAAACAGACAAGAAACAATGCTGGTTGCCGTCTGCGGCCTGCACATGAGGGGTTATCCACTGGAGAAGCAAATGCTGGAGCACGGGAGTCGGTTCATAGGTGAGTCGCAAACCGCGGAGAAGTATCAAATGGTGAAGCTGCCTACCATACCAGCTAAGCCTGGACTGCTGAAGAAGAAGGCAGGCGGCAGCAGTTTTACGCTTGAATTGTGGCAGATGCCTGTTGCTAATTTTGGCGCGTTCGCTGCATTAATTCCGGCCCCGCTAGGTATAGGCAAAATTGAATTGGCAGACGGGACAGAAGTACCCGGATTTATATGCGAAGGTTATGCTGAAGAAGAAGCAGAGGATATCTCTGCTTACGGAGGCTGGAGAAACATACCATAG